One window of the Microcoleus sp. FACHB-831 genome contains the following:
- a CDS encoding ABC transporter substrate-binding protein, whose translation MLYRQPLNQRQKILKKLGLLGRFGVIFSIVLGSILLAWIVMAQQPVTLNLLMTAPDAQPWKQGIIKDFEAQNPGIRINIIEGPNATNLLEDLYTSAFILGESPYDLINMDVIWTPKFAAAGWLLDLTDKISKEELAAFSPKDVEGGRYEDRLYRIPVRSDAGMLYYRKDLLEEAGFQPPETFEDLMKISKALQQQKKANWGYVWQGRQYEGLVAMFVEVLEGFNGFWVNSDTLEVGLDRPETLNAIAFLKDTVKEGVSPPGVTTYQEEETRRFFQSGQAAFLRSWPYAYPLANEPTSPIKGKVAIKPMVHAPGQSAGACLGGWGLGIAKSSKHPEEAWKAIKYFTSREAQRRFILNAGYVPSRKELFTDPEIVAKYGHYPQLLEVVDSAVLRPPIAQYAQASDILQRYLSAALTNRMTPEQAMKSAADETRRLLKAGQAKI comes from the coding sequence CTAAACCAACGGCAAAAAATATTAAAAAAACTAGGATTGTTAGGGCGTTTTGGGGTTATTTTTTCTATTGTGTTGGGCAGCATACTATTAGCTTGGATAGTGATGGCTCAACAGCCAGTCACCCTCAACTTGTTGATGACTGCCCCCGATGCCCAGCCCTGGAAACAGGGGATAATCAAAGACTTTGAGGCACAAAATCCAGGCATTCGCATTAATATTATTGAAGGGCCGAATGCCACAAATTTACTTGAAGACCTATATACTTCCGCTTTTATCTTGGGTGAATCGCCTTACGACCTGATTAACATGGACGTAATCTGGACGCCAAAATTTGCTGCTGCGGGGTGGTTGCTAGACCTCACAGATAAAATTTCTAAAGAGGAGTTAGCGGCATTTTCCCCCAAGGATGTAGAAGGCGGACGTTATGAAGATAGGTTGTATAGAATTCCCGTTCGTTCTGATGCGGGGATGCTTTACTACCGTAAAGACTTGTTAGAAGAAGCAGGATTTCAGCCACCAGAAACATTTGAAGATTTGATGAAAATTTCCAAAGCCTTACAACAGCAAAAAAAGGCGAATTGGGGATATGTTTGGCAAGGTCGCCAATACGAAGGATTGGTGGCAATGTTTGTAGAAGTCTTGGAAGGATTTAATGGATTTTGGGTGAATTCCGACACTTTGGAAGTTGGACTAGATAGACCAGAGACATTAAACGCGATCGCATTTCTCAAAGACACAGTTAAAGAGGGCGTTTCCCCGCCTGGAGTAACTACTTACCAAGAAGAAGAAACGCGACGCTTCTTCCAAAGCGGTCAAGCAGCATTTTTACGCAGTTGGCCCTACGCCTACCCTCTAGCTAACGAACCAACTTCGCCAATCAAAGGCAAAGTTGCAATTAAACCAATGGTTCACGCGCCCGGTCAAAGTGCGGGAGCTTGCTTAGGAGGCTGGGGTTTGGGAATTGCGAAATCCTCAAAACATCCAGAAGAAGCGTGGAAAGCAATTAAGTATTTCACCAGCCGAGAAGCACAGCGTCGATTCATTTTAAACGCGGGTTATGTACCGAGTCGAAAAGAGCTGTTTACAGACCCAGAAATTGTTGCTAAATACGGTCACTACCCGCAGCTATTGGAGGTGGTAGATAGTGCAGTTTTACGCCCGCCAATTGCCCAATATGCCCAAGCATCCGATATTTTGCAACGCTACCTCAGCGCCGCACTAACTAACAGAATGACTCCCGAACAAGCAATGAAGTCTGCTGCTGATGAAACGCGCCGGCTGCTTAAAGCTGGTCAAGCCAAAATTTAA
- a CDS encoding carbohydrate ABC transporter permease: MNLNTIRGREQRTGWILIFPALLLLLFVYGYPIVRAFWLSLFTQNLGTKLQPVFSGLENYGRMAGDGRFWQSFWTTAIFTTVSVLLELLIGLGIALVLNQKFPGRSLVRTAAILPWALPTALIGLAWAWIFNDQFGVVNDILLRLGLIQKGINWLGDPTLAMMAVIFADVWKTTPFISILLLAGLQSISPDLYEAHAIDGATAWQSFRKITLPLLMPQILIALLFRFAQSFGIFDLIAVMTGGGPGGATEVVSLYIYSTVMRYLDFGYGAALVVVTFLLLILAVAIASFLLSRTRAKTSGLS, from the coding sequence ATGAACTTGAATACAATACGAGGTCGGGAACAACGGACGGGATGGATATTAATATTCCCCGCGTTGCTTCTGCTTTTATTTGTTTATGGGTACCCAATTGTACGAGCATTTTGGTTGAGTTTATTTACTCAAAATTTAGGAACAAAGCTGCAACCAGTCTTCTCTGGTTTAGAAAATTATGGGCGGATGGCAGGAGATGGCCGTTTTTGGCAGAGTTTCTGGACTACGGCAATTTTTACGACAGTATCGGTTCTACTGGAGTTATTAATAGGATTGGGAATTGCCCTGGTTTTAAATCAGAAGTTTCCGGGACGTTCTTTAGTGCGTACTGCGGCTATCCTACCTTGGGCTTTACCTACTGCTTTGATTGGTCTGGCGTGGGCGTGGATTTTTAACGATCAGTTTGGCGTTGTAAACGATATTTTATTGCGCTTAGGTCTAATTCAGAAGGGAATTAACTGGTTGGGAGACCCGACGCTAGCAATGATGGCAGTAATTTTTGCTGATGTTTGGAAAACGACTCCTTTTATTAGCATTTTGCTTTTAGCTGGGTTGCAATCAATTTCCCCAGACCTTTATGAAGCCCATGCAATTGATGGAGCGACTGCTTGGCAAAGCTTCCGCAAAATTACTCTTCCCCTCCTGATGCCGCAAATTTTGATTGCGCTGCTGTTTCGGTTTGCTCAATCTTTCGGGATTTTCGATTTGATTGCTGTAATGACTGGCGGCGGGCCTGGAGGTGCGACAGAAGTTGTTTCTTTGTATATTTACTCAACGGTTATGCGCTATTTGGATTTTGGTTATGGCGCGGCGCTGGTTGTGGTGACATTTCTGTTGCTGATTTTAGCAGTAGCGATCGCTAGTTTCTTGCTGAGTAGAACCAGAGCCAAAACTTCAGGACTAAGTTAA
- a CDS encoding ABC transporter ATP-binding protein, whose translation MARLEVRNLNKTYNPKVVPVKDVSLSVEDGEFLTLLGPSGCGKSTILRLIAGLEEPTRGQITIGDRNVTNLRPGDRNIAMVFQSYALYPHLTVADNIASALKLQKTPREEIKQRVAEASRALGLEELMNRKPGQMSGGQRQRVALARALVRRPDIFLLDEPLSNLDALLRERVRAEIKQLFESQKVPVVYVTHDQTEAMTLSTKVAVLNKGDVQQLDPPHRIYNNPANQFVAGFVGSPQMNLLTLPCQERYAMLGNFRISLPEIPTTPPQIVLGIRPENVRLAQPQDRQTIKGRVYLVENLGMHNLISVRVEGSQTETVTVRALLPPDQQWSGEEVTLALSGQSIHWFDVQTGEAVFNRQPLTIGR comes from the coding sequence ATGGCTAGACTCGAAGTTAGAAACTTAAATAAAACCTACAATCCCAAAGTTGTCCCGGTCAAAGATGTAAGTTTGAGCGTGGAAGATGGAGAGTTTCTCACATTACTTGGCCCTTCGGGATGTGGTAAATCTACCATATTGAGACTGATTGCAGGTTTGGAAGAACCAACGAGGGGGCAGATAACAATTGGGGATAGAAATGTTACCAATCTACGACCGGGCGATCGCAATATTGCAATGGTATTTCAAAGCTATGCTCTTTATCCCCACTTAACTGTTGCCGACAACATTGCTTCTGCACTAAAGCTGCAAAAAACTCCACGCGAAGAAATCAAACAGCGCGTGGCAGAAGCTTCGCGAGCGTTAGGATTAGAAGAGTTAATGAACCGCAAACCAGGTCAAATGTCTGGGGGACAGAGACAGCGGGTTGCCCTAGCACGCGCCCTGGTACGTCGCCCCGATATATTCTTATTAGATGAACCCCTTAGTAACCTGGATGCGCTGCTGCGGGAACGAGTCAGAGCAGAAATTAAACAACTATTTGAATCTCAAAAAGTACCCGTTGTTTATGTCACCCACGACCAAACAGAAGCCATGACTCTCTCTACAAAAGTGGCTGTACTTAATAAGGGTGACGTTCAGCAACTAGATCCGCCGCATCGCATTTATAACAATCCTGCCAATCAATTTGTAGCGGGGTTTGTTGGCAGTCCTCAGATGAATTTACTAACGCTGCCTTGCCAAGAACGTTACGCGATGTTGGGGAATTTCAGAATATCCCTGCCAGAAATTCCCACTACTCCACCTCAGATTGTGCTGGGTATTCGTCCAGAAAATGTTCGCCTCGCACAACCGCAGGATAGACAGACAATTAAGGGGCGGGTGTACTTAGTAGAAAACTTGGGGATGCACAACTTAATTAGCGTGCGTGTTGAGGGTTCGCAGACAGAAACCGTTACTGTACGTGCGCTGTTACCGCCAGATCAGCAATGGAGTGGTGAGGAAGTAACGCTGGCACTATCTGGGCAATCTATCCACTGGTTTGACGTGCAGACAGGTGAGGCAGTTTTCAACAGACAACCGCTTACAATTGGACGTTAG
- a CDS encoding IS5 family transposase (programmed frameshift), with protein MRRYALRDDQWDRIKDHLPGREGYVGGTAKDNRLFVEAVLYRYRAGIPWRDIPERFGDYRVIHTRHTRWSESGVWEKVFKVLADDADNEYAMIDSTIVRAHQHSAGAKKKNNTDEAIGRSKGGLSTKIHATCDALGNPLGFHLTVGQAHDLEGADALMDKIEAEAFLADKAYDADERVLERLKAKQCEPVIPPKSNRKEQRPYDKELYKARHLIENFFAKLKQYRAIATRYDKTARNFLGAIHLAASIIWLN; from the exons ATGCGCCGATACGCTCTGCGAGATGACCAATGGGATCGAATTAAAGATCATTTACCTGGTCGAGAAGGCTATGTGGGCGGCACAGCTAAAGACAATAGATTGTTTGTCGAAGCTGTGCTGTACCGATATCGTGCTGGAATACCGTGGCGGGATATACCGGAGAGATTTGGGGATTACAGAGTGATTCACACCCGTCATACACGTTGGTCGGAATCGGGAGTATGGGAGAAGGTTTTCAAGGTGTTAGCTGATGATGCTGACAATGAATATGCCATGATTGACTCAACCATTGTACGTGCCCATCAACACAGCGCAGGTGCCAAAAAAAAGA ACAATACGGACGAAGCCATCGGCCGCAGCAAGGGTGGATTGAGTACTAAGATTCATGCAACTTGTGATGCTTTGGGTAACCCACTAGGTTTTCATTTAACAGTTGGTCAAGCCCATGATTTGGAGGGAGCCGATGCTCTTATGGATAAAATTGAGGCTGAGGCATTCCTCGCCGATAAAGCTTATGATGCCGATGAACGTGTGCTTGAGCGATTAAAAGCGAAACAATGTGAACCCGTTATCCCGCCAAAATCTAATCGCAAAGAACAACGACCCTACGATAAAGAGCTATACAAAGCTCGCCACCTCATCGAAAACTTCTTTGCCAAACTTAAACAATACCGTGCCATTGCTACCCGTTATGACAAAACGGCCAGAAACTTCCTCGGTGCTATACATCTGGCTGCTTCTATCATCTGGCTTAACTGA
- a CDS encoding carbohydrate ABC transporter permease gives MAVVTQERPTTPTPTRGRNIPWKKILMTLAVILVVVFCLAPVLWQVLTSIKVNEDISAVPTVYFPTRYTLNHYIELFTRRPFLSYIFNSALVSIISTALALAIGAPAAYALARLRLWGGKVILAGILIVTLFPGILLFLGLLEIIQGLRLANNYLALIIPYTAINLPLTILVMRSFFEQLPKDLEDAAKVDGYNTWQMLLQILLPMTLPALVTTGILTFIFAWNEFIFALTFMTSESRKTIPVAAAQLGGASVFEVPYGPIAAATVLGTLPLVLLVLFFQRKIVQGLTAGAVKG, from the coding sequence ATGGCTGTAGTTACCCAAGAACGTCCAACGACTCCAACCCCAACTAGGGGGAGGAATATCCCCTGGAAGAAAATTTTAATGACGCTGGCAGTTATTTTAGTAGTGGTTTTCTGCCTAGCGCCAGTTTTATGGCAAGTCCTAACCTCAATCAAGGTGAATGAGGATATTTCCGCCGTTCCCACTGTCTATTTCCCCACTAGGTACACCCTTAATCACTACATTGAATTATTTACCCGTCGCCCGTTTTTGTCCTACATTTTTAATAGTGCCTTAGTCTCGATTATTTCTACTGCTCTGGCTTTAGCAATCGGAGCGCCCGCCGCCTACGCCCTCGCACGGTTGCGCCTTTGGGGTGGAAAAGTTATTCTCGCAGGCATCTTAATTGTTACCTTATTTCCTGGCATTTTATTGTTTCTGGGGCTGTTGGAAATTATTCAAGGGTTGAGACTAGCTAACAACTATCTAGCACTGATTATTCCCTACACCGCTATCAATTTGCCCCTGACAATTTTAGTTATGCGAAGCTTTTTCGAGCAATTACCAAAAGACTTGGAAGATGCTGCTAAAGTAGATGGTTATAACACCTGGCAAATGCTATTGCAAATCTTGCTACCAATGACTCTTCCAGCTTTGGTGACAACTGGAATTCTCACATTTATTTTTGCTTGGAACGAGTTTATCTTCGCCCTCACATTTATGACGAGCGAATCCAGGAAAACTATTCCTGTTGCTGCTGCTCAGTTAGGTGGTGCTTCGGTATTTGAAGTTCCTTACGGGCCAATTGCCGCCGCTACCGTCCTGGGAACATTGCCCCTTGTTTTACTGGTTTTGTTCTTCCAGCGCAAGATTGTCCAAGGTTTAACTGCTGGTGCTGTTAAAGGCTAA
- a CDS encoding AbrB/MazE/SpoVT family DNA-binding domain-containing protein, whose product MHPIKIRRSGNSLGATLPKEVLQKLNVSEGDTVFLTETTDGFQITAYDPDFEAAMQAFAETRKNYRNALRELGRVIS is encoded by the coding sequence ATGCACCCCATAAAAATCAGACGGAGCGGCAATTCCTTGGGAGCAACGTTACCTAAAGAAGTATTGCAGAAGCTGAATGTCAGCGAGGGAGATACAGTTTTCTTGACAGAAACTACCGATGGATTTCAAATAACTGCTTACGATCCTGATTTTGAAGCCGCGATGCAAGCCTTTGCAGAAACCCGCAAAAACTACCGCAATGCCCTTCGTGAATTAGGGCGTGTCATCAGTTAA
- the pbpC gene encoding penicillin-binding protein 1C — protein MRQLKQGFIQIEQKVWRRLSRKTRRICKLILILVLMCLTVRSLPYLAPVRASDLVQDDLAIEFSDRNGLPLGTLLTRDQDHTAVVPLNQVSPNFINAILATEDAGFYHHGALDLKAIARSIRDSIRAKTIVSGASTITMQLARMIDPVPRNLTGKLREIWLSWRIVAGMNKDEIFQAYINRLPMGGNIYGLEAASRTYFNVSATDLNVAQASILAALPNNPTYFNPYDRWERLKQRQSYVLNRMVQEGYITRDRANRTYAEEISLQSRQQGIIAAPHFLFWLSKQLPQQHPSNIRTTLDRPLQQFVEAQVQQVIRTLAPNNVQHAAALVINNHTGEVLAYVGSPDYFNEAELGRNDGVQALRQPGSSLKPFLYELALENRIIRPNTILADVPTYYAIPGAKLYSPKDYDEKFLGPVRVRVALANSLNIPAVRVLEKVGVPTFLNRLHQLGFEHLNQSPEHYGLGLVLGSGEVSLWELAKAYVTLARLGETTQIVSTFSNSQLSNPKSKIQNPKSEWGLIADMLSDRHARATAFGVDSVLALSFPAAVKTGTSSDFRDTWTVGFTNDYTVATWVGNFSGEPMRQISGVTGAAPLWNRIMLHLHENQEPAAFPPPQNLVQLPICAISGLRPTPDCPSVVQEYFYAEDISNYQRESDVKPAIATSISGTLPQEYDEWLARQNQSNFASSNLKILSPRNGDFFLIGQPGTERLEFKAIATGKVEWSLNGEKLATESSNSLFWPLRPGKWTLQVKSGDISDTVSFQVQLAERRETRRGFSIVKPPALQH, from the coding sequence ATGAGACAACTCAAGCAGGGCTTTATCCAGATTGAGCAGAAGGTTTGGCGCAGGCTGAGTCGGAAAACTAGGCGGATTTGCAAACTTATCTTAATCTTAGTGCTGATGTGTCTGACAGTGCGATCGCTCCCCTATCTCGCACCCGTTCGCGCTAGCGACTTAGTTCAAGACGACCTCGCAATAGAATTTAGCGATCGCAATGGTCTTCCCTTGGGAACTTTGCTCACCCGCGACCAAGACCATACCGCTGTTGTGCCGCTAAATCAAGTTTCTCCTAACTTTATCAACGCTATTTTAGCTACAGAAGATGCGGGCTTTTATCATCACGGCGCGTTAGATCTCAAAGCGATCGCGCGCTCGATCCGAGACTCAATTCGTGCCAAAACAATTGTATCCGGTGCTTCCACTATTACCATGCAATTAGCGCGGATGATAGACCCCGTTCCCCGCAATTTAACGGGCAAACTCCGCGAAATTTGGCTATCTTGGCGCATCGTTGCTGGAATGAATAAAGACGAGATCTTCCAAGCTTACATAAATCGCCTGCCAATGGGAGGTAATATCTATGGTTTAGAAGCCGCATCTCGCACCTATTTCAATGTATCCGCTACCGATCTTAACGTTGCCCAAGCCAGCATTTTAGCCGCACTTCCCAATAACCCTACATACTTTAATCCCTACGATCGTTGGGAACGATTAAAGCAGCGACAGAGTTATGTTCTCAATCGCATGGTACAAGAAGGATATATTACGCGCGATCGCGCAAATCGAACCTACGCCGAAGAAATTTCGCTTCAGTCTCGCCAGCAAGGAATAATCGCTGCACCTCATTTTTTATTTTGGTTATCCAAGCAACTTCCTCAACAGCATCCATCTAATATCCGAACTACTTTAGATCGTCCCTTGCAGCAGTTTGTCGAAGCGCAGGTACAGCAGGTAATTCGCACTTTAGCTCCTAATAACGTGCAGCATGCAGCTGCTTTAGTTATTAATAACCACACTGGAGAAGTCTTAGCCTATGTTGGTTCTCCCGATTACTTTAATGAAGCGGAACTAGGACGCAACGACGGAGTACAAGCACTGCGTCAACCAGGGTCTAGCCTTAAGCCTTTTTTGTATGAATTAGCCTTAGAAAACCGGATTATTCGCCCCAATACCATATTGGCGGACGTGCCAACATATTACGCGATTCCCGGTGCAAAACTTTATAGTCCTAAAGATTATGATGAAAAATTTTTAGGCCCAGTGCGAGTGCGAGTGGCTTTGGCAAATTCTCTCAATATTCCAGCAGTGCGGGTGCTGGAAAAAGTCGGCGTCCCAACTTTTTTAAATCGTCTGCATCAATTAGGATTTGAACATTTAAACCAGTCCCCAGAACATTACGGATTGGGGTTAGTTTTGGGTAGCGGCGAAGTTAGCTTGTGGGAGTTAGCTAAAGCTTACGTCACTCTAGCCAGACTTGGAGAAACAACGCAGATTGTCAGCACATTTTCCAATTCCCAACTTTCTAATCCAAAATCCAAAATCCAAAATCCAAAATCGGAATGGGGATTGATTGCTGATATGTTGAGCGATCGCCATGCTCGCGCTACAGCTTTTGGTGTAGATTCTGTGCTAGCTTTATCCTTCCCCGCAGCAGTTAAAACAGGCACTTCTTCAGACTTTAGAGATACGTGGACTGTCGGATTTACAAATGACTACACGGTTGCAACTTGGGTGGGCAATTTCAGCGGCGAACCGATGCGGCAAATTTCTGGAGTTACAGGCGCAGCACCGCTATGGAATCGCATTATGTTACACCTGCACGAGAATCAAGAACCAGCAGCATTTCCCCCTCCACAAAACCTCGTGCAACTTCCTATTTGTGCTATTTCTGGATTGCGCCCTACGCCAGATTGCCCGTCAGTAGTGCAAGAATATTTCTATGCAGAAGATATTAGCAACTATCAACGCGAGTCAGATGTAAAACCTGCGATCGCTACTTCTATAAGCGGAACTTTACCGCAAGAGTATGATGAGTGGTTGGCAAGACAAAATCAATCTAATTTTGCTTCTAGCAACCTGAAGATTTTGTCTCCTCGCAATGGCGATTTTTTCCTAATCGGTCAACCTGGAACGGAACGACTAGAATTCAAAGCGATCGCAACGGGTAAGGTAGAATGGTCGCTAAATGGCGAAAAGCTAGCTACAGAATCATCGAATTCTCTATTTTGGCCGCTTCGTCCTGGTAAATGGACTTTGCAAGTAAAAAGCGGTGACATTAGCGACACGGTAAGCTTTCAAGTACAGTTAGCAGAACGGAGAGAAACACGCCGGGGTTTCTCGATAGTCAAGCCTCCAGCTTTGCAACATTGA